The following proteins come from a genomic window of Paenibacillus swuensis:
- a CDS encoding response regulator, producing MYRILIADDERLILDSLVDFVDWKSLSMEVAATAKNGKEALRLTAIHRPDLILTDVKMPIMDGLEFAAEARRLYPHVKIVFLSGYDEFTYIKQALTIQASDYLLKPIDFAELNKVMRDAVRSLEKDKFTEQDVDLRRMKLWKQMLLEKEPVLQQKFMLELEQVMPSYSFERTQLRLACMLLEPVYNHGSVVAWLLDSTLLKAQSITVIEMKEGELALLSSGDKAAFEDRTFLTELNIRLQEKFNTAAAIGTGLKAYSITELPRQYDVCRQFAEHRFYAGSDALLTPMEIHLPADADVTVSLEGITARLGDAIRNGDEQLTIQHLAEHFQVLHELLMDKHWVCSHAYQLLLGVYGELFSSDGELPFLLGSRTSLWGQISKSTTALELQSLLTDRFKAMIRHLLLRDRDRYTQVVNQVKQFVEDNLGRPLTLNDLAQQVYLSPNYLRSVFKEKTGVTLHDFITDTKMRKATELLKDHSLKIHEISNRIGYENVSYFCSLFQRHKGTTPNEYRKKLL from the coding sequence ATGTACCGCATTCTTATTGCCGATGACGAGAGGCTGATTCTGGATTCGCTTGTTGACTTTGTAGACTGGAAATCCTTAAGTATGGAAGTGGCCGCTACAGCCAAGAACGGCAAAGAGGCGTTGCGCCTGACAGCAATCCACCGACCGGATCTCATCCTGACCGATGTGAAGATGCCTATTATGGATGGTTTGGAGTTCGCGGCTGAGGCCAGACGCCTGTATCCTCATGTCAAGATTGTCTTCCTGAGCGGCTACGATGAGTTTACATACATTAAGCAAGCCCTTACGATTCAAGCGTCGGACTATTTATTGAAACCGATCGACTTTGCGGAATTAAATAAAGTGATGAGGGATGCAGTCCGCAGTCTTGAGAAGGATAAATTCACGGAACAGGACGTCGACCTGCGCAGAATGAAGCTTTGGAAACAGATGCTCTTGGAGAAAGAACCGGTTCTTCAACAGAAGTTCATGCTTGAGCTTGAGCAGGTGATGCCCTCCTACTCCTTCGAACGTACCCAATTGCGGCTGGCTTGCATGTTGCTGGAGCCCGTTTATAACCACGGTTCGGTTGTTGCCTGGCTGTTAGATTCGACCCTTTTGAAAGCGCAATCAATTACAGTGATTGAAATGAAAGAGGGCGAGCTTGCTCTCCTTTCATCCGGAGACAAAGCTGCTTTCGAAGACAGGACTTTCTTAACGGAGTTAAATATAAGGCTTCAAGAGAAGTTCAATACCGCAGCAGCCATCGGCACAGGTCTTAAAGCATACAGCATAACTGAACTTCCGCGGCAATACGATGTATGCCGGCAGTTTGCCGAGCATCGATTCTATGCGGGCAGCGATGCCTTGCTTACCCCGATGGAAATCCACCTGCCAGCGGACGCGGATGTAACGGTATCTTTAGAAGGAATAACGGCACGACTTGGGGATGCTATTCGTAACGGGGATGAGCAGCTTACAATTCAACACTTGGCCGAACACTTTCAGGTGCTCCATGAGTTACTCATGGATAAGCATTGGGTGTGTTCTCATGCATACCAACTATTGCTTGGAGTGTATGGGGAACTATTCTCTTCAGACGGGGAGCTTCCGTTCCTGCTCGGAAGCAGAACAAGCTTGTGGGGGCAGATTTCCAAGAGTACCACGGCTCTGGAGTTGCAATCCCTGTTAACTGACCGTTTCAAGGCGATGATCCGGCATCTCCTCCTGCGGGACCGCGACCGGTATACTCAGGTGGTAAACCAGGTTAAACAATTCGTTGAGGACAATCTCGGCAGACCGCTTACGCTAAACGATTTGGCCCAGCAGGTGTACTTGTCTCCAAATTACCTGCGATCCGTCTTTAAGGAAAAGACCGGGGTTACCTTGCATGATTTCATCACAGATACCAAGATGCGCAAAGCCACCGAACTGCTGAAAGACCATTCTTTGAAGATTCATGAAATATCGAACCGAATCGGATATGAGAATGTATCCTATTTCTGCTCCCTGTTTCAACGACATAAGGGTACTACGCCGAATGAATACCGCAAGAAATTGTTGTAA
- a CDS encoding sensor histidine kinase has translation MAVIRNVLNSFNRVALNMRLRSKLFVVYLLLSIIPLYVFVFYSYHTIRNELTEQTYSAMSNTINQISENIQDKMDNYTKISAALYLDVKLQDYLTRDYSESAEYLEAYEYINRTFGNIRTTHPDVYGISVYISHDRFPSDGYYIKPIDDTIRRTAWYNQVIQTFGNPIFGTIITDQEQTNIFTLARLLNINSLNYPYGVLVFHMKEDEIYSLMAKESANKDIFIADPQGVIVSAKNKTLLSTNLHSLLKHTVPQSPTGTFDTVYNGERSLVVYRTLKNGWQTVSVVPYSSFLAKAQTATTNLMLMALSITVSAIILLYLTSGLLTKRFERLLGGIRKVSREDFNIKLHDMGNDEIGQVSSAFTKMSDKIDNLINEVYKKEISKKETELHMLQSQINPHFLYNTLGSISALALRQGDSQVYAMVQHLAKFYRISLNKGKNIITIGEEIELTRNYISIQQTRFKGMLHVDYDVDETLHHCQTIKLIVQPFVENSINHGIWDDERGVGIVIRVSRDGYERIVIDIIDDGMGMDQAAIEAAILKTEAVSGFGIFNVSERIRLAFGDSYGVQVFSRIGIGTQVRITLPLHLNEQNCSHNE, from the coding sequence ATGGCTGTAATTCGTAATGTTCTTAACTCTTTTAACCGAGTAGCTCTGAATATGCGCTTGCGCTCCAAGTTGTTTGTTGTTTATTTATTATTGTCCATTATTCCCTTATATGTATTTGTCTTTTACTCTTACCACACGATTCGCAATGAGCTGACCGAGCAGACTTATTCCGCCATGTCGAACACGATTAACCAGATCTCAGAGAACATTCAGGACAAAATGGACAATTACACGAAAATTTCCGCCGCGCTGTATCTGGATGTGAAATTACAGGATTATTTGACGAGGGATTATTCCGAAAGTGCGGAATACCTGGAGGCCTATGAATATATTAACCGGACCTTTGGCAACATCCGAACAACGCATCCCGACGTGTACGGCATCTCCGTATATATTTCACATGACCGTTTTCCCAGTGACGGTTATTACATTAAACCTATAGACGATACCATCCGCCGTACGGCATGGTACAACCAGGTGATTCAAACCTTCGGCAACCCTATTTTTGGCACAATTATTACGGATCAAGAACAGACTAATATCTTTACGCTGGCCCGCCTGTTAAACATTAATAGCCTTAATTATCCTTACGGGGTGCTTGTCTTTCATATGAAGGAAGATGAGATTTATTCACTAATGGCCAAAGAGTCTGCCAATAAAGACATTTTCATTGCGGACCCCCAGGGCGTGATCGTTTCTGCCAAAAATAAAACTTTATTATCAACCAATCTGCATAGTTTATTGAAGCATACGGTTCCTCAATCGCCAACGGGTACTTTTGACACTGTTTATAACGGTGAACGATCGCTGGTTGTGTACCGTACCCTCAAAAACGGATGGCAGACTGTGTCCGTCGTACCCTATAGCAGCTTTCTTGCCAAAGCTCAAACGGCAACGACCAACCTTATGCTCATGGCGCTGTCCATTACGGTTTCCGCGATTATTCTGCTTTATTTAACTTCGGGACTGCTAACCAAACGATTCGAGCGTCTGCTGGGCGGAATTCGCAAAGTAAGCCGAGAGGATTTCAATATCAAGCTACATGATATGGGGAACGATGAAATCGGCCAAGTATCCTCGGCATTCACGAAGATGTCCGATAAGATTGATAATTTGATTAATGAAGTTTACAAAAAAGAGATTTCCAAAAAAGAGACAGAACTCCATATGCTACAATCGCAGATTAATCCTCATTTCCTATATAACACCTTAGGATCTATTTCGGCCTTGGCTTTAAGGCAAGGGGACTCCCAAGTCTATGCAATGGTGCAGCATTTGGCTAAATTCTATCGAATATCTCTGAATAAAGGGAAGAATATCATCACGATCGGTGAGGAGATAGAGTTGACCCGCAACTATATCTCCATTCAACAGACTCGATTTAAAGGCATGCTTCATGTGGATTATGATGTTGATGAAACCCTTCATCATTGCCAGACGATTAAGCTCATTGTTCAGCCGTTCGTAGAGAACAGTATTAACCACGGGATCTGGGATGATGAGCGGGGCGTTGGTATTGTTATACGTGTTAGCCGGGACGGATACGAGCGGATCGTTATTGATATAATCGATGACGGAATGGGGATGGACCAAGCCGCAATCGAGGCCGCCATCTTGAAGACAGAGGCCGTGTCGGGATTTGGAATCTTTAACGTTAGCGAACGGATCCGGTTGGCCTTCGGTGATTCTTACGGTGTGCAAGTATTTAGCAGAATCGGGATCGGCACTCAGGTTCGAATTACACTGCCTTTGCACCTGAACGAACAAAATTGTAGTCATAATGAATAA
- a CDS encoding MBL fold metallo-hydrolase: MENKSDDLILPVTSVTSGEGQEVLPDLYCLPVQIVNVCYIGDAERGGVLVDAAMPRSAETLMRGAEERFGGMKPRAIILTHGHFDHVGAIVDLVKKWGVPVYAHELELPYLTGKADYPPADPTVDGGMVTELSPLFPNEGINLEGHVHALPADGTVPELPEWRWIHTPGHTPGHISLFRERDRALIAGDAFVTVKQESLYKVITQEQEISGPPKYFTTDWAAAKASVRALADLRPLVAITGHGIPMTGDELLVNLERLAADFDTIAVPEHGRYVD, encoded by the coding sequence TTGGAAAATAAGTCTGATGATTTAATCCTGCCCGTTACATCTGTAACCAGTGGCGAAGGACAAGAAGTGTTGCCGGATTTATATTGTCTGCCTGTCCAGATTGTAAATGTGTGCTATATTGGTGACGCGGAACGAGGTGGGGTTCTTGTAGACGCAGCTATGCCAAGGTCGGCGGAAACTTTGATGCGCGGGGCTGAGGAGCGTTTTGGCGGGATGAAGCCGCGGGCTATCATATTGACGCATGGACACTTTGATCATGTTGGCGCGATTGTGGATCTTGTTAAGAAATGGGGCGTTCCCGTGTACGCGCACGAGCTGGAGTTGCCTTACCTGACGGGCAAAGCGGACTATCCGCCGGCGGACCCTACCGTGGACGGCGGAATGGTCACGGAGCTGTCGCCCCTGTTTCCGAATGAGGGCATTAACCTCGAAGGGCATGTCCATGCGCTTCCTGCCGATGGAACCGTACCGGAGTTGCCGGAGTGGCGGTGGATTCATACCCCTGGGCATACGCCTGGACACATCTCTTTGTTCCGCGAGCGTGATCGGGCTTTGATTGCGGGAGATGCTTTTGTCACCGTGAAGCAGGAATCCCTGTATAAGGTAATTACCCAGGAGCAGGAGATTAGCGGACCTCCGAAGTATTTCACTACAGATTGGGCGGCGGCCAAAGCTTCGGTTCGCGCGTTAGCTGACTTGCGGCCGTTGGTGGCGATCACGGGCCATGGTATCCCGATGACAGGCGATGAATTGTTGGTAAATTTGGAGCGGCTTGCTGCGGATTTCGACACCATCGCGGTTCCGGAGCATGGGCGTTACGTGGATTAA